One segment of Solanum stenotomum isolate F172 chromosome 1, ASM1918654v1, whole genome shotgun sequence DNA contains the following:
- the LOC125860291 gene encoding putative late blight resistance protein homolog R1B-17 codes for MNPRSLLSALPKLLKRAVDVYPLGGNSAGKQMSEIERRFLGTFLFWATQKGRIKEGRLRGHGMKVGDTVSGPRADLSSAEVKECYEFLLSLVPGRWPLPNLCSPLFQKFIEYILQNVKDLLINKKDFDRFVLLKKEFQVLEESLKYLKTFLNFIKDARMELEKSKILFNHIEGITVNAAYICYLCYVEEMDGDSASELTLQISHVLKHIKPIKPHVAEIYTGALRGSIKLQIQYNRDVIEFVEGFVHFIFKDLLELSNGEACSSMLPLKKDQIKSLAEASKQLVTLLICPPEDLYVIQGKMSGKLTCIEGLIAEVVSAAFSFSIDKAAEVNSVFSDLLKKIEHVMEDLKDVILKDVVSSKCNFPRTNGLGFIDYLLRYLKELLQDGKCDSVVKHLIEEAQEELYLLRDFLKEVEKKKHEFEEVKKHDLWTEVISLAYQAECIIDSLVTGDYPVWYLHLLCKITTETKVVRDHLKEFHATIMRDVEVPIEEQGPNPVRQVVETTQLDEVMVGFKDETDLLIEQLTIGPKYLDVVSIVGMPGLGKTTLAKKVFHDEKMRRHFDVQAMCCVSQTYDRRKLLLGILNQVKCSNQQNEKNPADALRKFLLRKKYLLYIDDIWSVDTWEYLSRCLPDNGNGSRILLTSRNIDVASNITREREPLELRFLDENESWELMKIKLFKEQTCPPDLSKVGANIASKCKGLPLLVILVAGVLSGISENEESWRRVAESIKLDTVTSAKECMEVIELSYKHLPDHLKPCLLYFASFQEDEEIPLSNLAWQSARYANASTWLPTN; via the exons atgaaccctagatcacTGCTTTCTGCTCTGCCAAAGTTGTTAAAAAG AGCTGTCGACGTATATCCACTCGGAGGAAATTCTGCTGGAAAACAAATGTCTGAAATAGAGAGGAGATTTCTTGGTACTTTTTTGTTTTGGGCAACTCAAAAAGGAAGGATTAAGGAGGGGAGATTGCGCGGACATGGAATGAAGGTCGGTGACACTGTTTCGGGACCAAGGGCAGACTTATCTTCTGCTGAAGTCAAAGAATGTTATGAGTTTCTCCTTTCATTGGTTCCAGGGAGGTGGCCTTTACCAAATTTATGCAGCCCATTGTTTCAGAAATTCATTGAGTACATCCTTCAGAATGTGAAGGATCTTCTCATCAACAAGAAAGATTTCGATAGGTTTGTTCTTCTGAAGAAAGAGTTTCAAGTCCTTGAAGAAAGtctaaaatatctaaaaacctTCCTCAATTTCATAAAAGATGCACGCATGGAGCTAGAGAAATCCAAGATTCTTTTTAATCATATAGAGGGCATCACAGTGAATGCTGCATACATATGTTACCTTTGTTATGTGGAAGAAATGGATGGAGATTCAGCATCTGAGTTGACACTTCAAATCTCTCATGTTTTGAAACATATCAAGCCCATTAAGCCACACGTTGCAGAAATCTATACTGGAGCTCTAAGAGGTTCAATTAAATTGCAAATCCAATACAACCGGGATGTGATAGAATTTGTTGAAGGTTTTGTTCATTTCATCTTCAAGGATTTGTTGGAGTTATCAAACGGTGAGGCATGTTCTTCGATGCTTCCTCTTAAAAAAGATCAAATCAAAAGCCTTGCCGAAGCATCAAAGCAATTGGTAACTTTGCTCATTTGTCCACCAGAAGATTTATATGTTATCCAGGGAAAAATGAGTGGCAAGCTTACTTGCATTGAAGGTCTGATTGCTGAGGTAGTATCTGCTGCTTTCTCTTTCTCCATTGACAAAGCAGCAGAAGTTAACTCGGTATTCAGTGACTTGTTAAAAAAGATTGAACATGTCATGGAAGATCTAAAAGATGTGATTCTGAAAGATGTAGTGTCATCAAAATGTAATTTTCCTAGGACAAATGGATTGGGGTTTATCGATTATCTCTTACGCTATCTGAAAGAGCTGCTGCAAGACGGAAAGTGTGATTCTGTTGTCAAGCATCTTATTGAAGAAGCTCAGGAAGAGTTATATCTCTTAAGAGACTTCTTGAAGGAAGTTGAGAAGAAAAAACATGAGTTTGAGGAGGTGAAGAAACATGATCTATGGACAGAAGTCATATCTCTAGCATACCAGGCAGAATGCATAATTGATAGCCTGGTTACCGGAGATTATCCTGTTTGGTATCTACATTTGTTATGTAAGATCACAACAGAAACTAAGGTTGTAAGGGATCATTTGAAAGAGTTCCATGCTACGATTATGCGAGATGTTGAAGTCCCTATTGAAGAACAAGGACCAAATCCTGTCAGACAAGTAGTTGAGACTACACAACTTGATGAGGTAATGGTGGGTTTTAAGGACGAGACTGACTTGCTAATCGAACAGCTCACTATAGGACCAAAGTACTTGGATGTTGTGTCTATCGTAGGGATGCCTGGTCTTGGAAAAACTACACTAGCAAAGAAAGTTTTTCATGATGAGAAAATGCGGCGTCATTTTGACGTCCAAGCTATGTGTTGTGTTTCCCAAACTTATGACAGAAGAAAGTTGCTGCTCGGAATTTTGAATCAAGTCAAATGTTCTAACCAACAGAATGAGAAAAATCCAGCAGATGCTTTGCGGAAATTTCTGTTAAGAAAGAAGTACCTTCTCTACATTGATGACATATGGAGTGTTGACACATGGGAATACTTGAGCAGATGCTTACCGGATAATGGAAACGGAAGCAGGATTTTATTAACCAGCCGAAACATTGATGTGGCTTCCAACATTACACGTGAAAGAGAACCTCTTGAACTTCGTTTTCTTGACGAAAATGAAAGTTGGGAACTAATGAAAATCAAGCTGTTTAAGGAACAAACTTGCCCACCAGACCTATCAAAAGTAGGAGCAAACATCGCGAGTAAGTGTAAAGGACTACCTCTCCTTGTGATTTTGGTTGCTGGAGTTTTGTCTGGGATAAGCGAAAATGAGGAAAGTTGGAGAAGAGTCGCAGAGAGTATAAAGTTAGATACTGTTACAAGTGCAAAAGAGTGCATGGAGGTTATAGAACTGAGCTACAAGCACTTGCCAGATCATCTCAAACCCTGCCTTCTATATTTTGCATCATTTCAGGAGGATGAAGAAATTCCACTCTCAAACTTGGCGTG GCAAAGTGCGCGATATGCAAATGCTTCTACgtggctgccaactaattaa
- the LOC125860282 gene encoding ethylene-responsive transcription factor ERN1, with protein sequence MEQQQQQQLHNSIKKCSTKVQKQRKFVGVRQRPSGKWVAEIKNTTQKIRMWLGTFDSAEEAARAYDEAACLLRGSNARTNFHNHSPPINPALSMKIRNLINHKKSLNKSTSSTSTISTSLTTHQETVLSNDDAYKPDLNFYMAEIDQIRSSNFDHTSTFTNDFDTILPDDENVDNFHEVPKGILEDHSQIPEFENMKVERQISASLYAMNGVNEYWDNFHDSNNNDATYWDLPMLYQMFCPS encoded by the coding sequence AtggaacaacaacaacaacaacaactacataATTCCATCAAAAAATGTAGTACTAAAGTTCAAAAACAGAGAAAATTTGTTGGTGTAAGACAAAGACCTTCTGGAAAATGGGTTGCAGAGATCAAGAACACAACACAAAAGATCAGGATGTGGCTTGGAACGTTTGATTCTGCTGAAGAAGCTGCGCGCGCTTATGATGAGGCTGCTTGTCTTCTCAGAGGATCAAATGCTCGAACGAATTTCCATAATCATTCCCCTCCCATTAATCCTGCTCTTTCTATGAAAATTAGAAACCTCATCAATCATAAGAAAAGCCTCAACAAAAGTACTAGTAGTACCAGTACTATTTCGACTTCATTAACTACTCATCAAGAAACTGTATTATCTAATGATGATGCATATAAGCCGGATTTGAACTTCTATATGGCTGAAATTGATCAAATAAGATCTTCAAATTTCGATCATACATCAACATTTACAAATGATTTCGATACGATTCTTCCTGATGATGAAAATGTTGATAACTTTCACGAAGTACCAAAGGGAATTCTTGAAGATCATTCTCAGATACCTGAATTTGAAAATATGAAAGTTGAAAGACAAATATCAGCATCACTATATGCTATGAATGGAGTGAATGAATATTGGGACAATTTTCATGatagtaataataatgatgCTACTTATTGGGATCTCCCTATGCTCTACCAAATGTTTTGTCCAAGTTAG
- the LOC125853906 gene encoding uncharacterized protein LOC125853906, whose product MDEILMPDSQPFGVVSSHVVEKRSESKSMMKQKDPNSLALKLAKSLGSDQLAAALHPDNNWPELLPILYRCFSTNSHLTENLNLFVELIQHIDGEELVDYIDILHPMFLNTLNDSLVNLDVKITALTAMINFIQRVGSSKDRERFQDLLPAMMDMLNKALEENCEASAQSEFEILIELAKNEPSFFRMQLVVVVGSMFDIAECESYEKKTRHLAVEFVMILVEAKEKTPGMIKKYPLFTEKYFGILLNLLEDEVYDPLLPDPYDKWDNKDDLVFLKMCLWRLSNALGGKTVGPIAFEQLRAHLADDSWKKPCAALNALAQIVKGCSEVMIKNMNLVVTMVLDCMGHPHPGVRFASLEAIHEFLRFMRPHFQEQCHHQVVPALTKAMDDDSVKVQLKVILAVWGFLRVGTPEYLTLYIHEIHNKLLQLSSHTVAMVQESASTVLKLLAKHFKECFGNTYESINPLLKATLVQANFPSKDLEMIMASYKPGTSVLPKQIMEAVISLQGSQEDDEDANTIFKLQAISGFCEGIGKGFLPCTSVVMPLLFQCAQLEPDKVILSPDSDNTYLDDNSTHRVKVGDSTICIKKSSLKKKALACEVLVMVAYKLKEGFYPWIFQTASILFPLLKFHFNEVRIYTVQAMQHLLQSAKLADEKGIAPGESHSDFKQFSDSIILNLVEALHEEPETKIYVQMLNTLQVCLQICGPLLNEDQLHPIVDEIKHVITESSNSQRKLTEREKTEDFDAEEAELLRGEKHRQDQIFFLAGLILCRLIETFKVVFLPYFDELSLYLIPMWGKEMTIQEKSTSLSIFDGLLKECSEAALKYSDVFLPLLLKASNDENPSVRQNALYGLGLYAEYDGSVFKPYVREAISRINVVIMHLRAREPENQLAYDNAVSTLGKICQFHRELIESAQVIPIWLNCLPIKGDLHEAKYVHGQLCSMVERSDKELLGSNYEHFPKIMSIFAEILCGGKHLATEETTNCMINLLRNLLKELPPDTLTSAWSLILPQQEMELKTILFPGILHVIHSHNKIFYVLDTNTNESSPPSSLPSTIVKILEEELQKNSTIVAQM is encoded by the exons ATGGATGAAATTCTGATGCCCGATTCACAGCCATTTGGAGTTGTTAGTTCTCATGTCGTCGAGAAAAGGTCGGAATCTAAGTCAATGATGAAGCAGAAGGATCCTAACTCATTAGCTCTTAAGCTAGCCAAGTCTCTTGGCTCTGATCAGCTAGCTGCTGCACTTCATCCTGACAACAACTGGCCTGAATTATTACCAATCTTGTATAGGTGTTTCAGTACTAATTCCCATTTGACAGAGAATTTAAACTTGTTTGTTGAATTAATCCAACACATTGACGGTGAAGAATTAGTCGATTACATTGATATATTACACCCTATGTTCCTAAACACATTGAATGATTCCCTGGTTAATCTAGACGTGAAGATCACTGCCCTGACGGCGATGATTAACTTCATTCAACGGGTGGGGAGTTCAAAAGATAGGGAGAGGTTTCAGGATCTGTTGCCTGCGATGATGGACATGCTGAATAAGGCATTGGAAGAAAATTGTGAGGCATCAGCTCAGTCtgagtttgagattttgatCGAGTTGGCCAAGAATGAGCCTAGCTTCTTCAGGATGCAGCTTGTGGTTGTGGTGGGTTCCATGTTTGATATAGCCGAATGCGAGAGTTATGAAAAGAAAACGAGACATTTGGCGGTTGAATTTGTGATGATATTGGTTGAGGCCAAGGAGAAGACCCCTGGCATGATCAAGAAGTATCCATTGTTtactgaaaaatattttggaattttattgaatttgttagAGGATGAGGTTTATGACCCTCTCTTGCCTGATCCTTATGATAAATGGGATAACAAAGATGATTTAGTTTTTCTTAAGATGTGTTTATGGCGGTTGTCCAATGCCCTGGGTGGTAAGACTGTTGGTCCTATTGCCTTTGAGCAGCTCCGTGCTCACTTGGCTGACGACTCGTGGAAGAAGCCATGCGCAGCACTCAATGCACTTGCTCAGATTGTTAAAGGCTGCTCTGAG GTGATGATTAAGAATATGAATCTAGTGGTGACAATGGTTCTGGATTGTATGGGACATCCTCATCCTGGAGTCAGATTCGCCTCCTTGGAAGCAATTCACGAGTTTTTGCGTTTCATGCGTCCCCATTTTCAAGAACAATGTCATCACCAAGTAGTGCCAGCATTAACTAAAGCTATGGATGATGACAGTGTAAAAGTGCAG CTCAAGGTCATACTCGCGGTCTGGGGCTTCCTTCGCGTTGGCACGCCTGAATATTTGACACTTTACATACACGAAATACACAATAAACTACTTCAACTGTCGTCACATACTGTTGCGATG GTCCAAGAATCAGCGTCAACTGTACTCAAACTTTTGGCTAAGCATTTTAAG GAATGCTTTGGGAACACCTATGAATCGATTAATCCACTTTTGAAAGCAACCTTGGTACAAGCAAATTTTCCAAGCAAAGATCTAGAGATGATCATGGCATCGTATAAACCTGGAACTTCGGTTCTTCCAAAACAG ATTATGGAAGCAGTTATATCATTACAAGGATCACAAGAGGATGATGAGGATGCAAATACTATCTTCAAGCTACAG GCTATTAGTGGATTTTGTGAGGGCATAGGGAAAGGTTTTCTTCCTTGCACCAGCGTTGTCATGCCCCTTTTGTTTCAATGTGCTCAACTTGAACCTGATAAAGTCATATTATCTCCAGATTCAGACAATACTTATTTAGATGATAATAG TACACACAGAGTCAAGGTTGGCGATTCAAcgatatgtataaaaaaaagttcCCTAAAGAAGAAAGCTTTAGCATGTGAAGTCCTAGTCATGGTTGCTTACAAATTGAAGGAAGGCTTCTACCCATGGATTTTCCAG ACTGCTTCAATTTTATTTCCACTTTTGAAATTCCATTTCAATGAGGTCAGGATCTATACAGTTCAAG CGATGCAGCACCTTTTGCAATCTGCTAAACTGGCTGATGAGAAAGGGATTGCTCCAGGTGAAAGCCATTCGGATTTCAAGCAGTTTTCGGACAGTATAATACTGAATTTGGTGGAAGCTTTGCATGAG GAGCCTGAAACAAAGATATATGTACAAATGTTGAATACATTACAAGTGTGCCTTCAG ATATGTGGACCACTTCTCAATGAAGATCAGCTTCATCCGATTGTGGATGAGATAAAGCATGTCATTACAGAGAGTTCAAATAGCCAAAGAAAACTAACAGAGAGAGAAAAAACAGAAGATTTTGATGCTGAGGAAGCTGAATTGCTGAGAGGGGAAAAACATCGACAAGATCAAATATTTTTCCTT GCTGGTCTCATATTATGTAGACTGATCGAAACATTCAAGGTTGTTTTCTTGCCTTACTTTGACGAGTTATCATTATATCTGATTCCGATGTGG GGCAAAGAAATGACAATTCAAGAGAAATCTACATCACTTAGTATCTTTGATGGTCTTTTGAAGGAGTGCTCTGAAGCAGCTCTAAA GTACTCTGATGTATTTCTACCTCTGCTTCTGAAAGCAAGCAATGACGAAAATCCATCAGTTAGACAG AATGCTCTATATGGACTTGGGCTTTATGCAGAATATGATGGTTCTGTTTTCAAACCTTATGTTAGAG AGGCTATTTCACGGATCAACGTAGTGATAATGCATTTACGTGCTCGTGAACCTGAGAATCAACTTGCATATGATAATGCTGTTTCTACACTTGGTAAAATATGTCAGTTTCATCGAGAACTTATCGAATCAGCCCAG GTTATTCCCATTTGGTTGAATTGCCTGCCTATAAAAGGTGACCTTCATGAAGCCAAATATGTTCATGGTCAACTATGTTCCATGGTTGAAAG GTCAGATAAAGAACTTTTGGGTTCCAATTATGAACACTTCCCAAAAATTATGTCAATTTTTGCAGAG ATTCTATGTGGTGGAAAACATCTTGCTACAGAAGAAACAACAAATTGTATGATTAATCTGTTGAGGAATCTTCTTAAAGAACTACCACCAGACACTTTGACATCAGCATGGTCATTGATATTGCCTCAGCAAGAAATGGAACTAAAAACCATTTTATTTCCTGGAATACTTCATGTGATACATTCTcacaacaaaatattttatgtgcTTGACACTAATACCAATGAAAGTTCTCCCCCTTCCTCTTTACCTTCAACAATTGTCaaaattcttgaagaagaactccAAAAAAATAGTACTATTGTTGCACAAATGTAA
- the LOC125853907 gene encoding uncharacterized protein LOC125853907 has translation MSSGDGPKVSCEEIQMVQNRIEYCLRQYMSRKEVVNTLFIQDNIEPTFTELVWQKLEEENQEFFQAYYLKLMVKEQIIEFNRLLSEQVKMTQQVPSAIASLPMSNGCNIMPMHQSSTCGAAENVGTAAKPNGMHEPVHADRPNAFSNSSSSVLSCMQTTIDIPSQSRKIDGPPNMFLGQPSNMGMRQTMDGRIIKTEPIYGGNSPFAFGPHGTYLESRSAMGDASVSSFSSVESNTQPLNEPLLDADTSSFGFLGDIPQNFGFSDLTADFTNSSDILGSYSRTPFLATDTGNLLDSNGGIERLTNPSENLRYTNFSGD, from the exons ATGTCGAGTGGAGATGGACCTAAAGTCTCTTGTGAAGAAATACAAATG GTGCAAAATCGGATTGAGTACTGTCTTCGGCAATACATGAGTCGGAAAGAAGTTGTGAACACTCTCTTCATCCAGGACAACATAGAGCCTACATTTACTGAACTCG TTTGGCAgaaactagaagaagaaaatcaGGAATTTTTCCAAGCATATTACCTGAAGCTGATGGTGAAAGAGCAAATAATTGAATTCAACAGGTTACTTTCGGAACAGGTGAAGATGACACAGCAAGTTCCAAGTGCAATTGCTTCTCTACCTATGTCTAATGGGTGTAATATTATGCCAA TGCATCAAAGTTCAACTTGTGGTGCTGCTGAAAATGTTGGAACTGCTGCAAAGCCTAATGGCATGCATGAACCTGTACATGCTGATAGACCCAATGCATTCAGTAACAGCAGCTCATCTGTTCTCTCTTGCATGCAAACAACAATTGATATTCCTTCTCAAAGCAGGAAAATTGATGGTCCTCCTAATATGTTTTTGGGCCAGCCCTCTAACATGGGGATGAGACAAACAATGGATGGGAGGATTATTAAGACAGAACCTATCTATGGTGGCAATTCTCCGTTTGCCTTTGGTCCTCATGGCACTTACTTGGAGTCACGTTCTGCAATGGGCGATGCATCTGTTTCATCGTTTAGTAGTGTGGAGTCGAACACACAACCTCTTAATGAACCTCTTCTGGATGCTGACACTTCTTCGTTTGGATTTCTAGGGGATATACCTCAAAATTTTGGTTTCTCAGACTTGACTGCTGATTTCACTAATAGTTCTG ATATATTAGGGAGCTACTCTAGGACTCCCTTTTTAGCAACAGATACTGGCAACTTGCTCGATTCAAATG GAGGCATTGAGAGGTTAACCAATCCATCAGAGAACTTGAGATACACTAATTTCAGTGGAGATTGA